TTGTTGGATAACAAGCAACAATTGGAAGACTTAGATTCTGCTTCCTcgcaatttataaaattatttagaaaacatgtgaaaaagaaaaagaggcaTGAAATAGAACAAATGGCACAGgtgattattttaaatagaatcataaatattaacaaaatttacatacaatatatatgaaacataGATGTGCGTATATTATGCTCAAAAGTCAGAGTGCAAATCTATAGTAGATGTTGGAGCAGGACTAGGCCATTTAGCTAGAATATTGACTTACCAATATGGATTACATGTAGCATGTATTGAACAGgatgaattattatcaaaaaaagcTAGGTAAACttctatcgattttctttaattcttgttctttctttttttgaaatgtattataatatatatgaggTTTATAGATTATATGATGAAGAATTGTTGATGTCTATGCGTAAACACGAGCCTAATTTCTCTCCACTTAAATTGGAACATATATCAGTGAAGTTAGAAACTTCTAATCATGCAAAAGTGAAAGTTACACAGCATTTACACAAAATAttcacaaatatttataatgttaatACAGAATGTCTGAAGTATGGAATTATTGGACTACATCCATGTGGAGACTTAGCATCAATTctcttaaatttatattcgttgACTAAAGAAGCAAGATTCATGTGTATTGTAGGATGTTGCTATATGAAAATGACATTAGAGTTTgtatcttctatatatatatatatatatacatacatacatagacatcctaatttatttacattattataggGGAGAAGAATGTCTTTACATATTTTGGTTTCTTTATTAGGTCtaataatgaaaacaaacaaaaaggatATCCACTAAGCTCATATCTGTCATTTAAAAATCACAAGCTTTCGTATAATGCTTTGGAAGTAGCTTGCCATGCTATTGAAAAACATTGCgataaattgaaaaacaaCAACTATGCGGATTTAATAGtacagtataatattatatataaaatcccGAAATATATACTCAAATTAATACAAACTTATTTTTAAGGTACATGCTTACAGAGCAGTTTTGGAAAATATACTTacagaaagaaatttgttgCCTTCCCATagtcaattaaaaaatgttaaagtaACAAGAGATATGACTTttaaacagttaagaagaaaatatataaaattctatacatagctataaaaatatattatacaatctaagtgataaattttatatatatatattttgctcTTTCAGATATTGTTTTCTTGCAACACGTCATCTTCAATCTGAATTACAACCAAAGGATACTGATCTCGAAGGAACAGAAGTAGAACATTATTTAAGTTACTGGTtacaaattgttatattttcttctcttaggATTTTACTGGCACCATTGGTAGAAACATTAGTACTTTTggatagatttttatatctttcagaaagaaatttaaatccTATAATAAGACCGGTATTTAATGCAAAATTGTCACCACGAAACTTAGTTTTAATTTCTGTAAAAAATCGTgaggaaatataaataacatcgatatttgttattgccatgtaatattttaagttCCCACATCaagataatttctttaatgtacttaaataattataaataaaaaaatttcctaATAAAAACTTTAATCTTCTTACATTAAGCAGTATGTACGGATGAATTACGTGGTTGTTTTATCCAAAATCCCCATTTAGCAAATGTTtcaccatttttttcttctgttggGCCAcgaaatacttttatttttacacgtggaacttctataataaaagtaacaaaaaaacatTGATCCAAATATgtattgattaaaattatccTATACGACTCAAAATTTTACCATATTTTTTGTAGTACAATTTGTTTGGCTTATCATCTTCTGATGATGCATGTACTATCAACCACAGAAGATagcatataaaaattattttttgtaagaaTAACATAgcacaaaattaaaaaataattatattattacagttACGTTAGATGATCAATACTATGGCAATTGAAATGAACAtaccatgtatatataccaaCATGCAGTATTCAGAGCATGACATGTGATAGAAGTTTCATTTGTGTTTTTATCTATAGTTTTTtaccaaagagagaaagttattttctatataaaaatgagatcgcattacaaagaaaagtctgataaaataattaaattgaaacaGGTACAAGTGAAAgacgattttttaaaattttgataatgtattttcatttcttatatttataagttACTGTTAgtctccatcttttttttaataagggAAGCACCTGATTATATCATTTTGTGaattatctatacatacattcaaACTACACGAAAAACATTGACAAGTTGATTTTTAACGCCATTGTAGACGGCACTTCCAACAAAGCGTTTTAAATCTAAACGAAAGTATGGTTGTCAGTTTTTAATGAAGTTCGctcattttatacatttattgttattattattatcatcattattattatcattattattattattaatatcattattatgcAAATGTATAGTAACAATGTAGCACTATTTCAGGATGATAACTTTGATCTGAAATTTCACAAgttagtttttatatataatttgtatgattgaacattttttttttactcgtctcatttctttt
This genomic window from Vespula vulgaris chromosome 17, iyVesVulg1.1, whole genome shotgun sequence contains:
- the LOC127069889 gene encoding methyltransferase-like protein 25B isoform X2, producing MTTTKDSITECTCNVCQSVRLRIDQIFCVLDIYGWMLDFYVVDFYREKLWDKLPKSWKLALQDIPPDEFGLWLSRECSCTRILPLSLLALRKVIDNLQLNRNDENLSNFLQCEKSMIIKTKCKDVTSLYLLDNKQQLEDLDSASSQFIKLFRKHVKKKKRHEIEQMAQMCVYYAQKSECKSIVDVGAGLGHLARILTYQYGLHVACIEQDELLSKKARLYDEELLMSMRKHEPNFSPLKLEHISVKLETSNHAKVKVTQHLHKIFTNIYNVNTECLKYGIIGLHPCGDLASILLNLYSLTKEARFMCIVGCCYMKMTLESNNENKQKGYPLSSYLSFKNHKLSYNALEVACHAIEKHCDKLKNNNYADLIVHAYRAVLENILTERNLLPSHSQLKNVKVTRDMTFKQYCFLATRHLQSELQPKDTDLEGTEVEHYLSYWLQIVIFSSLRILLAPLVETLVLLDRFLYLSERNLNPIIRPVFNAKLSPRNLVLISVKNREEI
- the LOC127069889 gene encoding methyltransferase-like protein 25B isoform X3, with amino-acid sequence MTTTKDSITECTCNVCQSDFYREKLWDKLPKSWKLALQDIPPDEFGLWLSRECSCTRILPLSLLALRKVIDNLQLNRNDENLSNFLQCEKSMIIKTKCKDVTSLYLLDNKQQLEDLDSASSQFIKLFRKHVKKKKRHEIEQMAQMCVYYAQKSECKSIVDVGAGLGHLARILTYQYGLHVACIEQDELLSKKARLYDEELLMSMRKHEPNFSPLKLEHISVKLETSNHAKVKVTQHLHKIFTNIYNVNTECLKYGIIGLHPCGDLASILLNLYSLTKEARFMCIVGCCYMKMTLESNNENKQKGYPLSSYLSFKNHKLSYNALEVACHAIEKHCDKLKNNNYADLIVHAYRAVLENILTERNLLPSHSQLKNVKVTRDMTFKQYCFLATRHLQSELQPKDTDLEGTEVEHYLSYWLQIVIFSSLRILLAPLVETLVLLDRFLYLSERNLNPIIRPVFNAKLSPRNLVLISVKNREEI
- the LOC127069889 gene encoding methyltransferase-like protein 25B isoform X1 yields the protein MTTTKDSITECTCNVCQSVRLRIDQIFCVLDIYGWMLDFYVVVCLQNEDFYREKLWDKLPKSWKLALQDIPPDEFGLWLSRECSCTRILPLSLLALRKVIDNLQLNRNDENLSNFLQCEKSMIIKTKCKDVTSLYLLDNKQQLEDLDSASSQFIKLFRKHVKKKKRHEIEQMAQMCVYYAQKSECKSIVDVGAGLGHLARILTYQYGLHVACIEQDELLSKKARLYDEELLMSMRKHEPNFSPLKLEHISVKLETSNHAKVKVTQHLHKIFTNIYNVNTECLKYGIIGLHPCGDLASILLNLYSLTKEARFMCIVGCCYMKMTLESNNENKQKGYPLSSYLSFKNHKLSYNALEVACHAIEKHCDKLKNNNYADLIVHAYRAVLENILTERNLLPSHSQLKNVKVTRDMTFKQYCFLATRHLQSELQPKDTDLEGTEVEHYLSYWLQIVIFSSLRILLAPLVETLVLLDRFLYLSERNLNPIIRPVFNAKLSPRNLVLISVKNREEI